A window of Daucus carota subsp. sativus chromosome 2, DH1 v3.0, whole genome shotgun sequence genomic DNA:
GGTCCGGTTCACACGATTCtgtatgtgtgtttgtgtttcaAATAAGGAATGTCCACTTTTCTTAGATTGCTTGTACCAAATTTTGGTGATTTGGCTGtactataaaatcaaaaaaattacttgAAACAACTCAACATCTTGATTTGCAGAGTACCGTACCCtagaaaaaaataatcttaGTGGAGGACAGAGTGTTTGTGTTCTTGCGGAACACTGTGTTATTTTTGCTGTACAAAGTGTTGTTGTAAAACAATATAAATcatacaaattaaaagaatattttcacgaaaatatttttctatggATCTGATTTTCCCAATCCATTTTTCCTAGGACTCAAAACCCAAAATGAGGGTGAAACTTATCTCCGAGGCCAAGCTGAGTCATCAATAACCAAACAATGGTGACAAGTTCACCACCTTTACTTAGTTGTTGAGCGTGAGCATTTGGTTTGATATGAATTGCTCCGGATGATAGCAGTTCCACCCAAATCTTGCTCATTAGGTTCCATCTCTCAGAGGATTCTATCTTTTCCAGCAATTTAGCCAATCTCGCTGCTTTCAACAATATGTACATACCTCTGTCTTCTTCAGTAATATATGCCAACCTTCCTGTTTCAAAATTAAGTAACTCTTCACAAACTATCCTATGTGACTCCACCTCTGGTAGTCCCTCCATTATTGAAGAACTCTTGTCCAAGAAACTCTTAGCCACAGCACAAGTGTCACGAAATCTTATTAGTCCGATTCTAGAAACAGCTGACATCATACCAGGCTTCATCACTAGGAGATATATCATGTAGTCTGATATTAACTTGGCGATCCTTGTGTACTCTTGCTCACCATCAATGTTTTCACCTTTATCCTTAGTGAACCAAATTTCAGTGGCAATGTGCCATAAAAGAAGGCTCTCATCATACTCAACATTTTCAACATAAAGAATTAGATCAGAGTCGCTGTAGCCTTCATTTCTAAGTACCCATTCACCTGTGGCTGAACATATTTTCTTAGCAGCGTCCAACTCATATGCCCTGTCCAACTTccttttcaactcttgaaaaatGAATTCTTTCATGTAGAAAGGCAATGGGTGCTGTTTCACATACACTATCTTGTCAAGGAAGGCTGTAATGCCAAATTGATCAAAAAAAGTTTCCTTTCCTCCTGAACGTCTatgtaaacaataatatataaaattgtatccTGAAATAGACTCCTCCCACCTGCTACCCGTCGTCGGTTTTGACACACAATCTTTCCCTCTGCCACGTACCCCACCGATATTTAGCAACCAACATATGATCTTCCTTCTTCTGACATTAACACTCAGTATAAAATTACTGAACATACATTCCCACGATTGCTCATTGGGATTATATCTAGGATTTTCATGATCAGGGGAAGGTTTGATCTTCACAACTGTCCAGTCAGAGAAAACAAGCATGAAAAATGCGATGACTTCCAACACAATTCCTCCGATAAGCAAAGTATAGGTGATTCCTACTTCAAATCCTTCGAGTCTAAGATGCTTTTTATCAGCATAATGAAAGAGCACCAATGAAGTGACAATGGCAAGAAAGGATACAGCGTGACAGCTGAACCCAAATCGATGATACACTACAGGAAGCTTGGTGAACAGGACATcataaagaaaatttaattCTACCTCAACAATTCTGAAGGCGTGATCACAGGAACTGAAGAATTCCCGGGTATGGTGGCGCTGAGTGATGCTAAAGATGAGATCTACAGCCAATCCTTTATAAAcagtgaagaaaagaaaagcatACTGCACAACATCCAACTCCAGTGTATTTAGATCAGTTGCCTCCATCCTGTCCACGGCTTCAACCACTCTATCTGGCTTCTGAAGCGTTTCAGTTCTGACAGCTCGCAATTTTTTAAGATCGTAATCCCTTTTCCTTGTGAATTCCTCAAGGTCAAGATCAGGCTCCTTAAGTATGGAGTCGCGGAAGGTATTAGCACTTGCACAATACAAAGCATATGTGCGCTCGCTATATTTGATGAATCCACACAGAAACATAAGCAATGATGGAACCAACAGTTTGTCAGGTGTGAGAAACTGATAGAAAACATAAGCCACTGCAATGCACTGTGTAATCAAGGAAAATAAATGCCTGAGCCACAGCTCATTATCCTCCAGGGCGAAAGCAGTGATGGGATCCGGACCACCAAGGTGAGC
This region includes:
- the LOC135146727 gene encoding uncharacterized protein LOC135146727 — protein: MGVGKVEREVRYFFSEWEIGICMLLSLFLQILLILAAPLRKIVSGKWLDILLWPAYLLADGTAIFAIGLISSKQIFLNSPEKNILHTFWAPFLLAHLGGPDPITAFALEDNELWLRHLFSLITQCIAVAYVFYQFLTPDKLLVPSLLMFLCGFIKYSERTYALYCASANTFRDSILKEPDLDLEEFTRKRDYDLKKLRAVRTETLQKPDRVVEAVDRMEATDLNTLELDVVQYAFLFFTVYKGLAVDLIFSITQRHHTREFFSSCDHAFRIVEVELNFLYDVLFTKLPVVYHRFGFSCHAVSFLAIVTSLVLFHYADKKHLRLEGFEVGITYTLLIGGIVLEVIAFFMLVFSDWTVVKIKPSPDHENPRYNPNEQSWECMFSNFILSVNVRRRKIICWLLNIGGVRGRGKDCVSKPTTGSRWEESISGYNFIYYCLHRRSGGKETFFDQFGITAFLDKIVYVKQHPLPFYMKEFIFQELKRKLDRAYELDAAKKICSATGEWVLRNEGYSDSDLILYVENVEYDESLLLWHIATEIWFTKDKGENIDGEQEYTRIAKLISDYMIYLLVMKPGMMSAVSRIGLIRFRDTCAVAKSFLDKSSSIMEGLPEVESHRIVCEELLNFETGRLAYITEEDRGMYILLKAARLAKLLEKIESSERWNLMSKIWVELLSSGAIHIKPNAHAQQLSKGGELVTIVWLLMTQLGLGDKFHPHFGF